One window of Nocardia nova SH22a genomic DNA carries:
- a CDS encoding SDR family NAD(P)-dependent oxidoreductase: MTIDFSGRVAVVTGAGRGLGRLYALTLAELGASVVVNDLGGSMHGDGADTGVADGVVAEIEAAGGTAAASYDSVAEPEGAQAIVTTALERFGRLDTVISNAGIFTSVPFEDLTSAQWQQMRAVHLDGGFYLARAAYRVMKDQQYGRLVFASSSGGLFGQPLEAHYAAAKAGLVGLSNVIAIEGAPHGIRSNTVLPFGFSRMVTETVGDPEVLEKLGFLEVIRPELVVPLVIFLASDSCELTHHNISACAGRYARVFVGLGDGWLADRGSEPTADDIAAHLPDIVAAEPFTVPGSIFEEVFAVCERLGIKAL; the protein is encoded by the coding sequence GTGACGATCGATTTCAGTGGCCGGGTCGCGGTCGTCACCGGCGCCGGGCGCGGACTGGGACGCCTGTACGCGCTCACCCTCGCCGAACTCGGCGCCTCGGTCGTGGTCAACGATCTCGGCGGGTCCATGCACGGCGACGGCGCCGACACCGGTGTCGCGGACGGTGTCGTCGCGGAGATCGAAGCGGCCGGTGGTACCGCCGCCGCCTCCTACGATTCGGTCGCCGAACCCGAAGGCGCACAGGCGATCGTCACCACCGCCCTGGAGCGGTTCGGCCGGCTCGACACCGTGATCAGCAATGCGGGCATCTTCACCAGCGTGCCGTTCGAGGACCTGACATCGGCGCAGTGGCAGCAGATGCGCGCGGTCCATCTCGACGGCGGTTTCTACCTCGCGCGCGCCGCCTACCGGGTGATGAAGGACCAGCAGTACGGCCGATTGGTCTTCGCCTCCTCGTCCGGCGGACTGTTCGGCCAGCCGCTCGAAGCGCACTACGCGGCCGCGAAGGCCGGGCTCGTCGGCCTGTCCAACGTGATCGCCATCGAGGGAGCTCCGCACGGAATCCGCTCGAATACCGTGCTGCCGTTCGGCTTCTCGCGGATGGTGACCGAAACCGTGGGTGACCCCGAGGTTCTGGAGAAGCTCGGATTCCTCGAGGTCATCCGCCCGGAGCTGGTGGTCCCGCTCGTGATCTTCCTGGCGAGCGACAGCTGCGAGCTGACCCACCACAACATCTCCGCCTGCGCCGGGCGCTACGCCCGCGTCTTCGTCGGCCTCGGCGACGGCTGGCTCGCGGACCGCGGCAGTGAACCGACCGCCGACGACATCGCGGCTCATCTACCGGACATCGTCGCGGCCGAGCCGTTCACGGTCCCCGGATCGATCTTCGAGGAGGTCTTCGCCGTCTGCGAACGGCTCGGCATCAAGGCATTGTGA
- a CDS encoding MlaD family protein, whose translation MTARVHRSGRARLIEPVCRILLAAAEFATRRRLAVSTIGLALTLVLGLTYMIFGALGVDPTAATTTVRVQLADSGGLLPGQNVALRGVPIGHVAAVDITRDGLVATATFDAGTRIPAGGHVAVKTLSMAGEQYLDFEPDRDGGPYLADGAVIPVANTSTPAPLWKTLTSMEGTLAQIDPARLAGIIGELGVGPEGPRKLGEIIDGGTFLISTLDSVLPQTVSLLRDSRTVLTTVADAGPGLREVATDTDSVMRGAAGMNDGFRTLVGATPAMLTTIDAVIADNSPTMVQLLGNLLTVGQMAYVRIPAFQEFFFPRGRAGSTLGALADEAIHDGGIWGIVSLYPRPTCDFDHPRRQPSRPDLPLPYLYTSCPDNDPSVLIRGARNAPRPPGERDPAVAPPGREQAQASPTPIGPQSFPLTYGGPPPTDPPK comes from the coding sequence GTGACCGCGCGCGTCCACCGGTCCGGCCGTGCCCGGCTGATCGAACCGGTCTGCCGAATCCTGCTCGCCGCGGCCGAATTCGCGACGCGGCGGCGGCTGGCGGTGTCCACGATCGGTCTCGCACTCACCCTCGTCCTGGGCCTGACGTACATGATCTTCGGCGCCCTGGGTGTCGATCCCACCGCCGCGACCACCACGGTACGGGTCCAACTCGCCGACTCCGGCGGGCTGCTGCCCGGGCAGAACGTCGCGTTGCGCGGTGTGCCCATCGGACATGTCGCCGCGGTCGACATCACCCGTGACGGACTCGTCGCGACCGCGACATTCGATGCCGGAACCCGGATCCCCGCGGGCGGGCACGTCGCTGTGAAGACCCTGTCCATGGCCGGTGAGCAGTATCTGGACTTCGAGCCCGACCGCGACGGCGGTCCCTATCTGGCCGACGGCGCGGTGATACCGGTCGCGAACACCTCCACCCCGGCACCGCTGTGGAAGACCCTGACCTCCATGGAAGGCACGCTGGCACAGATAGATCCGGCTCGGCTGGCGGGAATCATCGGGGAACTGGGCGTGGGGCCGGAGGGACCGCGCAAACTCGGTGAGATCATCGACGGCGGCACCTTCCTGATCTCGACGCTGGATTCGGTGCTGCCGCAGACGGTGAGCCTGCTGCGCGACAGCCGCACCGTGCTGACCACCGTCGCGGACGCCGGGCCCGGCCTACGCGAGGTCGCCACCGACACCGATTCGGTGATGCGCGGTGCGGCCGGGATGAACGACGGTTTCCGCACACTGGTCGGCGCCACCCCGGCGATGCTGACGACGATCGACGCCGTCATCGCCGACAACTCCCCGACCATGGTGCAGTTGCTCGGCAACCTGCTCACCGTCGGACAGATGGCCTACGTCCGGATTCCGGCGTTCCAGGAGTTCTTCTTCCCGCGGGGCCGGGCCGGATCCACCCTGGGAGCGCTCGCCGACGAGGCCATCCACGACGGCGGGATCTGGGGAATCGTGAGTCTGTATCCGCGACCCACCTGCGATTTCGACCATCCGCGCCGACAGCCGTCTCGTCCCGATCTGCCGCTGCCATACCTGTACACGTCGTGCCCGGACAACGATCCCTCGGTCCTCATCCGCGGCGCGCGCAACGCTCCCCGGCCGCCGGGTGAGCGCGATCCGGCGGTGGCGCCGCCCGGCCGGGAGCAGGCACAGGCGTCGCCGACCCCGATCGGCCCGCAATCCTTCCCCCTCACCTACGGCGGCCCGCCGCCCACCGATCCACCGAAGTAA
- a CDS encoding MCE family protein, producing MRTLRTAAGLVAAAVVFTATGCGVELDRLPLPAPGVGDRSYTVHASFANALNLPAKAKVRLGGADVGEVSRMAVRDFTAEVSLRIQDNVRLPVGTRAELRTATPLGDVFVSLTPPPDSTPATPPMRDGDSIPVRSTSAAATIEEVLTTASLLVNGGAVRNLAAIANGLGRAVGDRGDKVADLIADTNRLVGALSARSDDIRVAMDRTNRLLGVLSAQQNTLDEFIDATGPALATVSGNAQQALALVRRIDAISAELEKLPAINGTEASGIITNINEISRQLNAAATSPDASLATLNQVIGPVTRTTNGAAAHADAEWSDLAVGALPDPAHPGDTTGSHLPDGSDWQAFVGSLTYTLLELRDHITGTGR from the coding sequence ATGAGAACCCTCCGAACCGCCGCAGGACTGGTCGCCGCCGCCGTCGTGTTCACCGCCACCGGGTGCGGTGTCGAACTCGACCGCCTGCCACTGCCCGCCCCGGGCGTGGGTGACCGGTCCTATACCGTTCACGCGAGTTTCGCCAACGCTCTCAATCTGCCCGCCAAGGCGAAGGTCCGGCTCGGCGGCGCCGACGTGGGCGAGGTCTCGCGGATGGCGGTCCGCGACTTCACCGCCGAGGTGAGCCTGCGGATCCAGGACAATGTCCGACTGCCGGTCGGCACCCGCGCCGAATTGCGCACGGCCACACCACTCGGCGATGTCTTCGTCTCGCTGACTCCGCCACCGGACAGCACCCCCGCGACCCCGCCGATGCGCGACGGCGACAGCATTCCCGTGCGGTCCACCTCGGCCGCCGCCACCATCGAAGAGGTGCTGACCACGGCCTCGCTGCTGGTCAACGGGGGCGCGGTCCGCAATCTCGCCGCCATCGCGAACGGACTGGGCCGGGCCGTCGGCGATCGCGGTGACAAGGTCGCCGACCTGATCGCCGACACCAACCGGCTGGTGGGGGCGCTGTCGGCCCGATCCGACGACATCCGCGTCGCGATGGACCGGACGAATCGGCTCCTCGGTGTGCTGTCGGCCCAGCAGAACACGCTCGACGAGTTCATCGACGCCACCGGTCCCGCCCTGGCCACCGTCTCCGGCAATGCCCAGCAGGCGCTGGCACTCGTGCGCCGGATCGACGCGATCAGTGCCGAACTGGAGAAACTGCCCGCGATCAACGGCACCGAAGCCTCCGGCATCATCACGAACATCAACGAGATCTCACGGCAGCTCAACGCGGCGGCCACGAGTCCCGACGCCAGTCTGGCCACCCTCAACCAGGTGATCGGCCCGGTCACCAGGACCACCAACGGCGCCGCGGCCCATGCCGACGCCGAATGGTCCGATCTCGCCGTCGGCGCCCTGCCCGATCCGGCGCATCCCGGCGACACGACCGGCAGTCACCTGCCCGACGGGTCGGACTGGCAGGCATTCGTCGGAAGTCTCACCTACACCCTGCTCGAACTCCGCGACCACATCACGGGGACCGGGCGGTGA
- a CDS encoding MCE family protein gives MRPSAIVKLGLALLLGAIAGCSGGPAALTHRTHTVTAAFDSGAGLYVGNAVAVLGMPIGKVTHIDPRGTQVEVTMDLDASVPIPADATAVTVSTSVLTDRHVEFTPVYRGGPRLPDRARLGLDHTRTPVEFDKLLGVADRMSGQLQGDRPGDGPVAHLLDAAAATSANGPDMKTALDTLSRALRLGDDGGAETRNTLTEIVDQLSRLMGAAAQHDQEIRQFDGAARQMTDLLADLDLGTGTTGTQINDLVRQATELLTTDRPVIRSTVGDSAVLLRSLADYRDQLAEFIDLSPLLLDNAYAAVDFQHHGVRAHPLLEKIVFDSQLAKEVCNLLGMRQLGCATGTLQDFGPDFGIAGMLTGIARLPK, from the coding sequence ATGAGACCTTCCGCCATCGTCAAACTCGGGCTCGCGCTGCTGCTCGGCGCGATCGCCGGTTGTTCCGGCGGCCCGGCCGCGCTGACCCACCGAACCCACACCGTCACAGCGGCATTCGACAGCGGCGCCGGTCTGTACGTCGGCAACGCGGTGGCCGTCCTGGGCATGCCGATCGGCAAGGTCACCCACATCGACCCGCGCGGAACACAGGTCGAGGTGACCATGGACCTCGACGCGTCGGTGCCGATTCCGGCCGACGCCACGGCCGTCACGGTGTCCACCTCGGTGCTCACCGACCGGCACGTGGAATTCACCCCCGTCTACCGCGGTGGTCCCCGTCTGCCCGATCGCGCGCGGCTGGGACTCGACCACACCCGGACCCCCGTCGAGTTCGACAAACTGCTCGGTGTCGCGGACCGGATGTCGGGACAGCTCCAGGGCGACCGGCCCGGCGACGGCCCGGTCGCCCACCTGCTCGACGCCGCCGCGGCCACCTCGGCGAACGGGCCCGATATGAAGACCGCACTCGACACGCTCTCGCGCGCACTGCGTCTGGGCGACGACGGTGGCGCCGAAACCCGCAACACACTCACCGAGATCGTCGATCAACTGTCCCGGCTGATGGGCGCCGCCGCCCAGCACGACCAGGAGATCCGGCAGTTCGACGGCGCCGCGCGGCAGATGACCGACCTGCTCGCCGACCTCGATCTCGGCACCGGAACCACCGGCACCCAGATCAACGACCTCGTCCGGCAGGCCACCGAACTGCTCACCACGGACCGGCCGGTGATCCGATCCACCGTCGGCGATTCCGCGGTCCTGCTGCGGTCGTTGGCCGACTATCGCGACCAGCTCGCCGAATTCATCGATCTGAGCCCGCTGCTACTCGACAATGCCTATGCCGCAGTGGATTTCCAGCATCACGGGGTGCGCGCCCATCCGCTGCTGGAGAAGATCGTCTTCGACAGCCAGCTGGCCAAGGAGGTCTGCAACCTGCTCGGCATGCGCCAGTTGGGCTGCGCCACCGGAACATTGCAGGATTTCGGACCCGACTTCGGTATCGCCGGGATGCTCACGGGAATTGCGAGGCTGCCGAAATGA
- a CDS encoding MCE family protein produces the protein MQFRNRFRAARTVLRRPLEDHRKSSLGIAALTVLALVLGIVVAINSWSPGDRRYDAEFAQAAGIRTGDSITVAGVPVGTVTAERLAGDRVVVGMRIRDSVRLGRDTRAAIKLTTLLGSRYIELKPAGPGGLPRQRIPLAQTTVPYDLQQALQDATVSFDQLDAGRLGTSLDTLAAQLRDVPGVLPDMLHNIQTLAGILGEHRDQLGSLLTGTRQLTTVVTRQQATLATIVGQGRDLMQQIITRRDAIETLMTATTRLVTQLRALTVDDRPELDRMLSGLDGFLGSLSKHDDLIRNFLQILPVPVRNFTNATGTGNELDVNDTAGPLIDSFMCALSGRAGQLQLPPYLQDCK, from the coding sequence ATGCAGTTCCGCAACCGTTTCCGCGCCGCGCGCACCGTACTGCGCCGCCCCCTCGAAGATCATCGCAAGAGTTCGCTGGGCATCGCGGCGCTGACGGTGCTCGCGCTGGTGCTGGGCATCGTGGTCGCGATCAACTCGTGGAGCCCCGGCGACCGCCGCTACGATGCCGAGTTCGCGCAGGCGGCCGGGATCCGCACCGGGGATTCGATCACCGTCGCCGGTGTGCCGGTCGGGACCGTCACCGCAGAACGCCTCGCCGGTGATCGCGTCGTGGTCGGGATGCGGATCCGCGACTCGGTGCGGCTGGGCCGCGATACGCGGGCGGCGATCAAACTGACGACGCTGCTCGGCTCCCGCTACATCGAACTGAAACCGGCCGGTCCCGGCGGTCTGCCCCGCCAGCGAATTCCGCTGGCGCAGACCACGGTTCCCTACGATCTGCAACAGGCCCTGCAGGACGCGACGGTCAGCTTCGACCAGCTCGACGCCGGGCGGCTGGGAACGTCCCTGGACACCCTCGCCGCACAATTGCGGGATGTGCCCGGTGTGCTGCCGGACATGTTGCACAACATCCAGACGCTGGCGGGCATCCTCGGTGAGCATCGTGACCAGCTCGGGTCGCTGCTGACCGGAACCCGGCAGCTGACGACCGTCGTCACCCGGCAGCAGGCCACCCTGGCGACGATCGTCGGCCAGGGCCGAGATCTGATGCAACAGATCATCACTCGCCGCGATGCGATCGAGACGCTGATGACCGCCACCACGCGACTGGTCACCCAGCTGCGCGCACTGACCGTGGACGACCGGCCGGAGCTGGACCGGATGCTGTCCGGTCTGGACGGCTTCCTGGGCAGTCTGTCGAAACACGACGATCTGATCCGCAACTTCCTGCAGATACTTCCGGTCCCGGTCCGCAATTTCACCAACGCCACCGGCACCGGTAACGAACTCGACGTCAACGACACCGCCGGGCCGCTGATCGACTCGTTCATGTGCGCGCTCAGCGGCCGGGCCGGGCAGCTGCAGCTGCCGCCGTACCTCCAGGACTGCAAATGA